The Andrena cerasifolii isolate SP2316 chromosome 15, iyAndCera1_principal, whole genome shotgun sequence genome includes a window with the following:
- the Elys gene encoding AT hook containing transcription factor 1 homolog isoform X1 has translation MRELEETGCEIRSIVDIRHSVSNRLNNAEGDDGGSPNGSHMYSSLDSPNGGLLNDASYAWLSYGCHLVVINAKTGESTSSWTFRGKITCVCQFPAQSGELPLLLVGLDNEATRIKDSMGLLCVFDCTTSHVLRAIRMPAGVEQVCIVSGGAEWEEFNDKRPDNILMQMDGIACVVLRNLHHLMIDLQRSAWEVPDLSVLMDETSPAEIEFLTTKDSFHRNQSNKSKHMACNLLNRRIEKHIGFNREEFESAAFLDEKLTNTLISSTKIGCLISGCLGRVIIWQNDGSVGWISLPVDETMIITHLALLEPTDDPRPFYYLWVVFQDESLKAPPLLRMFALLFERKYCDRGTNLYFNLEAEPSLKFEFELDPQDRVVSLSTIEREVNPDQAESESKRGEDNLLLISTANRTLLFDLNQWYKEQMPQTVGECKNPNSILALYNTTYRNMASNEVISCIYIPRTLQEFPNNSLSLSEELFYPNSLSLEWVELSLAKLTFWLARGVQAELLREMALAGPIVLTQPSEMFHKCLSVGLVPFNTEVSFSSDHNIQRDMLLSLCLEQRWATFLIRCAKEWSDGSAAYMYPSFLKWGIQRASSIKMIADRLCVPLFDQSGNNIGESEVKTLRFCYQQLECLSNVVAKLPSEASNMVKQRRALKRVSMYFQVLLWFYDVGLLPESQELEGGPLPLSLALKIPYPYEKLFGLYREKRESVLDDRQRDESEEVLFIDELVTRECPALSLQWEREAGDTSTNGYYPPSSLQSLLRSYLTDCDQAESNEIECKHQITIYLLMDLAMLLQGSYPGIDQLIKYPSSFKMSPSLIKLTQAFWLLDHEDYHGFLDMMTGQLVCDSDVKDWHHKLVLRTLIRNSQHKLALTYLRVRKPPLSSVQDQSALIGLSVEHGLVQSAFHRRPQSHYAQLLLCFFQACKTYDKLGDILHLALDSEEEEMFVKFLEDSKSEDMRLLYYLQRCRYMEANSGSLTGRHSMITSKNMHVDVLNAYNLTLPDVVKRFSANIGKANLDADVEGRYPRPMTYNRSCQRTCSIYETVIKKARETYARGEKSVIPFITAPCTTLRLNDDRVNINCVMSPKVVQANRKRTLDEVQDEEDSGMRTPDRAKRRKLLDDGEAALNAAFSTPLVKRKVCSNRDMPIETPHSILKIRQLIRNSTSPTISTLQSEIIDNSDKKINRQIRFSIGQSKNNSSHGDHTISKLNVSGGSEEVFLSPQSITESAVLSESSYTCKNVYTARPRPSLRRTCLQASAELAQDKSSTNSGLAGTPTEDCSKISTMVTPQSSRRCTSMLSSTIYSPAILSPDSSFETSPPLRRSNELDPPFIFAKQQDTSIKSSVFEESLADVDEPMVVDKEEEVVELESSREDRQQTEVNKQNHLQLNNSDKLNESVHSKYKNGDISKNNLLGACYEQEKDTSCVENRDEVDNEEEFKSFSNSIENNSVDSERRESRSWCHREKSVKGLAKSIQDNTDLRNGEHFDITDDESSKSGDEMVLALDESDKKLQHPSKMSPAHVDNVYGASNITDDESDSSIDINEPDRKSIAPPSVEKSVRKEPKFSIMEKKNVTEYRKRSIFLDNNNSDAREEEGKPVQGSPERLEPKGADTSNTEAEHSAVNESVTPKMVRSRRASSVAKEASTPPVVSSPSKVAGKTPRSKRASSLAKEVLTASIADESVKQTGSSGSEGTSLSRGPRGRRASSLAKDSPSAEDEEAKVSVRRSTRRATSVQKELPEPVKPLTKSRRTSLSTSFIMDNEDEKVQVDTVKSKAKNSTPGERRPSISRLARESIGTEEVEEPSVVKPRRRCSSVPKETVDVAKSLRSSSVAREIIPEDSESLVMTPKGRHSIAPAVNSPAANTRSRRSSIQSIPEELEEILSVPLKERISTAGNKKQSAQSSRQRRAASVEPLPVEAKRKTRNTRAKSILKETIVEEEVAEAEDQAKVSNSKKVPTRRKRASSDAAIREIEDKAVPKPRRNRKTSTKEEADDKFSFSQPDRTSEPPSDQKAIGEVPSYVFSPPHTRSKTAAPDHRRGIINYFIPNLSEGESEEEDEEQRIVQKTSPVKRPGTYNRVATNRLRTKFVLPKRSHSTAD, from the exons ATGAGGGAATTAGAAGAAACCGGCTGCGAG ATTCGCAGCATCGTAGATATACGGCACTCCGTGTCAAACCGTTTAAACAATGCCGAAGGGGACGATGGCGGATCGCCTAACGGTTCACACATGTACAGCAGCCTCGATAGCCCCAACGGAGGACTTTTGAACGACGCCTCGTACGCTTGGCTCAGTTATGGCTGTCACCTGGTGGTTATAAACGCGAAGACCGGCGAGAGTACCAGTTCGTGGACCTTCCGAGGGAAGATCACCTGCGTCTGCCAGTTCCCTGCGCAGTCCGGGGAGTTGCCGCTGCTCCTCGTAGGCTTGGACAACGAAGCCACGAGGATTAAGGACTCCATGGGTTTATTGTGCGTCTTCGATTGTACTACTTCTCACGTTCTGAGAGCCATTAGG ATGCCAGCAGGCGTGGAACAGGTTTGTATCGTGTCTGGCGGCGCGGAATGGGAGGAGTTCAACGATAAGAGGCCGGACAATATTCTCATGCAAATGGATGGGATAGCTTGTGTAGTCTTACGCAATCTTCATCATCTAATGATTGACCTTCAGAGGTCCGCCTGGGAGGTGCCTGACTTGTCTGTTCTAATGGACGAGACTTCCCCGGCGGAGATAGAGTTTTTAACGACGAAGGACTCTTTTCACAGAAATCAGTCGAATAAGAGTAAACACATGGCTTGCAATTTGTTGAATCGAC GAATAGAGAAGCATATTGGATTTAACAGAGAAGAGTTCGAGTCTGCTGCTTTCTTAGACGAGAAGTTAACGAACACCTTAATCAGCTCGACAAAGATCGGCTGCTTGATATCGGGGTGCTTAGGTAGAGTGATAATATGGCAGAACGACGGCTCCGTAGGATGGATCAGTCTGCCCGTCGATGAAACCATGATAATCACGCATTTAGCGTTGTTAGAGCCGACCGATGATCCCAGACCTTTCTACTACCTGTGGGTGGTTTTCCAAGACGAGTCGCTTAAAGCGCCTCCTCTCTTGAGAATGTTCGCCTTGCTGTTCGAGAGGAAATACTGCGACAGGGGGACCAATTTGTACTTTAATTTGGAAGCCGAACCTAGCTTGAAATTCGAATTCGAATTAGATCCGCAGGACAGAGTCGTCAGTTTATCTACGATCGAGAGAGAAGTGAATCCAGATCAGGCGGAGTCGGAGTCTAAACGGGGCGAAGACAACTTGCTGCTGATCTCCACTGCCAATCGGACGTTGCTCTTCGACTTGAATCAGTGGTACAAGGAACAGATGCCTCAGACTGTCGGCGAATGCAAGAATCCGAACAGTATACTGGCTCTCTACAATACGACGTATCGCAACATGGCGAGCAACGAAGTAATCAGCTGCATTTATATTCCCCGTACGTTGCAAGAATTCCCAAATAACAGCTTGAGTTTGTCGGAGGAGTTGTTCTATCCGAATTCATTATCGCTCGAGTGGGTAGAACTGAGCCTCGCCAAGCTAACATTCTGGTTGGCTCGCGGCGTTCAGGCAGAACTGCTTCGTGAAATGGCTCTTGCTGGGCCAATCGTGTTAACTCAGCCATCCGAAATGTTTCACAAGTGTCTCTCCGTCGGCCTGGTGCCTTTCAACACAGAAGTCTCCTTCTCGAGCGACCACAATATCCAGAGAGACATGTTGCTGTCCCTCTGTTTGGAGCAGCGCTGGGCAACCTTCCTGATAAGATGCGCGAAGGAATGGTCGGACGGAAGCGCTGCGTACATGTACCCAAGTTTCTTGAAATGGGGCATACAGCGAGCGTCGTCTATAAAGATGATAGCAGATCGCCTGTGCGTGCCGTTGTTCGACCAATCGGGGAACAATATCGGGGAATCCGAAGTGAAGACGCTACGCTTCTGTTACCAACAGCTAGAGTGCCTGTCTAACGTGGTGGCGAAGCTGCCTTCCGAGGCCAGCAACATGGTGAAACAGCGAAGGGCGCTTAAACGAGTCTCCATGTACTTTCAAGTGCTCCTCTGGTTTTACGACGTAGGCTTGCTGCCGGAATCGCAGGAGCTGGAGGGAGGTCCTCTGCCGTTGTCCCTCGCGCTGAAAATCCCGTATCCTTATGAGAAGTTGTTCGGCTTGTACAGGGAGAAAAGGGAGTCTGTCTTGGACGATAGGCAGAGGGACGAGAGCGAAGAAGTCCTGTTTATAGACGAGCTAGTAACGCGCGAGTGTCCTGCTCTGAGCTTGCAGTGGGAAAGGGAAGCAGGAGATACGTCCACGAATGGTTATTACCCTCCTTCTTCGTTGCAGTCGCTGCTGAGAAGCTACTTGACTGACTGCGATCAGGCGGAGTCGAACGAGATCGAATGCAAACATCAGATTACCATTTACCTTCTGATGGACCTAGCCATGCTGCTGCAAGGATCCTACCCTGGCATAGATCAACTGATCAAGTATCCTTCGTCGTTTAAAATGAGCCCGAGCCTCATAAAGCTCACTCAAGCCTTCTGGCTCCTCGACCACGAGGATTATCACGGATTCTTGGACATGATGACTGGCCAGTTGGTCTGCGACTCTGACGTCAAAGACTGGCATCATAAACTGGTGCTGAGAACACTAATCCGGAACAGTCAGCACAAGCTGGCTCTGACGTATCTGCGCGTGAGGAAGCCCCCTCTGTCATCCGTTCAGGATCAAAGCGCGCTGATCGGTCTGTCGGTGGAGCACGGCTTGGTTCAATCAGCCTTCCACCGCAGACCGCAGTCCCACTATGCGCAGCTGTTGCTGTGCTTCTTCCAGGCCTGCAAGACTTACGACAAGCTCGGGGACATATTGCACCTGGCTTTAGACTCGGAGGAAGAAGAGATGTTCGTCAAGTTCTTGGAAGACTCCAAGTCCGAGGACATGCGTTTGCTGTACTACTTGCAACGCTGTCGCTACATGGAAGCCAACAGCGGGAGCCTGACTGGACGGCACAGCAtgatcacctcgaaaaatatGCACGTCGATGTGCTGAACGCTTACAATCTGACTCTGCCAGACGTGGTGAAGAGGTTCTCCGCTAACATAGGTAAAGCGAACTTAGACGCAGACGTGGAAGGAAGGTATCCCAGACCTATGACCTATAACAGGAGTTGCCAGCGGACGTGCAGCATTTACGAAACTGTTATCAAGAAGGCGAGGGAGACCTACGCCAGGGGAGAGAAGTCTGTGATCCCTTTCATCACCGCTCCGTGCACCACGCTTAGGCTCAACGACGATCGCGTGAATATAAACTGCGTGATGTCCCCGAAAGTGGTGCAGGCCAATCGGAAGCGCACATTGGACGAGGTGCAGGACGAGGAGGACAGCGGAATGAGGACGCCGGACAGAGCGAAGCGCAGAAAATTGCTGGACGATGGAGAAGCTGCTCTGAACGCAGCGTTCAGTACTCCCTTGGTGAAGCGCAAGGTGTGCAGCAACCGGGACATGCCAATTGAGACTCCGCACTCTATCCTGAAGATCCGGCAGCTTATAAGGAACTCAACGTCCCCTACTATTAGCACCTTGCAAAGTGAAATCATAGACAACTCCGATAAGAAGATCAATCGACAGATACGATTCAGCATCGGCCAGTCGAAGAACAACAGCTCCCACGGCGATCACACTATCTCTAAGCTTAACGTCTCCGGGGGAAGCGAAGAGGTGTTCCTCAGTCCTCAGTCTATTACCGAGAGCGCAGTCTTGTCGGAGAGTAGTTACACTTGCAAGAACGTGTACACTGCTCGTCCTAGACCAAGCCTCAGAAGAACTTGCTTGCAGGCATCCGCAGAGTTGGCGCAAGACAAGAGTTCGACGAACTCTGGCTTAGCTGGCACGCCCACTGAGGACTGTTCCAAAATTTCGACAATGGTCACGCCCCAGTCATCGAGGAGGTGTACATCGATGCTTTCCTCCACGATCTACTCTCCTGCAATACTTTCTCCGGACAGCAGCTTTGAAACCAGCCCTCCTTTAAGAAGGTCCAACGAACTAGATCCACCGTTCATATTCGCTAAGCAGCAGGATACTTCGATAAAGAGTTCCGTGTTTGAGGAATCGCTTGCTGATGTCGATGAGCCGATGGTCGTAGACAAGGAAGAGGAAGTCGTCGAATTAGAATCGTCTCGCGAGGATAGACAGCAGACAGAGGTAAATAAGCAGAATCATTTGCAGTTGAATAACAGCGACAAACTAAACGAGAGCGTACATAGTAAATATAAGAATGGAGACATTTCGAAGAATAATCTTTTGGGAGCTTGTTACGAACAGGAGAAGGATACTAGCTGCGTGGAAAACAGGGATGAAGTCGACAATGAGGAGGAATTTAAGAGCTTCTCTAATTCCATCGAGAACAACTCTGTTGACTCGGAACGCAGGGAAAGTCGCTCGTGGTGCCATCGCGAGAAGTCCGTGAAAGGTCTCGCTAAGAGTATCCAAGACAATACAGACCTGAGAAACGGGGAGCACTTCGATATCACCGATGACGAGTCCTCGAAGAGTGGAGACGAAATGGTACTAGCTCTCGACGAATCGGATAAGAAATTACAGCACCCGTCGAAGATGTCTCCGGCGCACGTGGACAACGTTTACGGCGCCTCGAACATCACTGACGACGAGTCTGATTCTAGTATAGACATAAATGAACCCGACAGGAAATCTATTGCACCTCCGAGTGTCGAGAAAAGCGTGCGCAAGGAGCCCAAGTTCTCGATAATGGAAAAGAAAAATGTGACAGAGTACAGGAAAAGGTCGATATTTCTCGACAATAACAATTCTGATGCGAGGGAAGAGGAAGGAAAGCCAGTCCAAGGTTCCCCAGAACGTTTAGAGCCTAAAGGCGCTGATACTTCAAACACAGAGGCAGAACACTCGGCTGTTAACGAGAGCGTTACACCGAAGATGGTCAGGTCCCGCAGAGCTTCCTCAGTAGCGAAAGAAGCGAGCACTCCGCCCGTGGTAAGTTCGCCTTCTAAGGTCGCTGGGAAAACTCCGAGGTCCAAGCGAGCGAGTTCATTGGCCAAGGAGGTGCTGACCGCCTCTATTGCGGATGAAAGTGTGAAGCAAACGGGCTCGTCTGGATCAGAAGGGACCTCTTTGTCAAGGGGACCTAGAGGTAGGCGAGCCTCTTCTCTAGCAAAAGACAGTCCTTCTGCGGAAGATGAAGAAGCCAAGGTATCGGTAAGACGAAGCACAAGACGCGCTACCTCTGTGCAGAAGGAACTACCGGAGCCAGTGAAGCCTTTGACGAAGAGCAGGAGGACGTCGTTATCAACCAGTTTCATAATGGACAACGAGGATGAGAAGGTGCAAGTAGACACTGTGAAATCAAAGGCAAAGAACTCAACTCCAGGTGAGAGGAGACCAAGTATATCGAGATTAGCTAGAGAGTCTATAGGGACTGAAGAAGTGGAAGAACCGAGCGTGGTTAAGCCAAGGAGGCGCTGTAGTTCCGTACCTAAAGAGACTGTGGACGTAGCGAAAAGCCTGAGGTCCAGCAGCGTGGCGAGGGAAATTATTCCAGAGGATTCTGAATCTCTAGTGATGACTCCGAAAGGAAGACATTCTATAGCCCCAGCAGTGAACAGCCCAGCTGCGAATACGCGTAGTCGCAGGTCCTCGATACAATCCATACCAGAGGAACTCGAGGAAATTCTGAGTGTACCGCTGAAAGAGAGAATCTCAACTGCGGGCAACAAGAAGCAATCCGCGCAGAGCTCTAGGCAAAGAAGAGCCGCGAGTGTTGAACCGTTGCCAGTAGAGGCAAAGAGGAAAACCAGAAACACTCGAGCTAAAAGCATCCTCAAAGAGACAATAGTGGAGGAGGAAGTGGCGGAGGCTGAAGACCAAGCGAAGGTTTCTAACAGTAAAAAAGTTCCTACAAGAAGAAAACGCGCGTCGTCGGACGCGGCTATCCGTGAAATAGAAGATAAAGCTGTGCCGAAGCCTAGGAGGAATCGAAAGACGAGCACGAAGGAGGAAGCAGACGATAAGTTTTCATTCTCACAACCGGACAGAACAAGCGAGCCACCGTCGGATCAGAAAG CCATCGGGGAAGTGCCCAGTTATGTGTTCTCACCGCCCCATACCAGATCAAAAACTGCCGCTCCTGATCATCGTAG GGGAATAATAAACTACTTCATCCCGAATCTGAGCGAAGGCGAatcggaggaggaggacgaagagCAGCGCATTGTACAGAAAACCTCGCCAGTTAAAAGACCAGGCACTTACAACCGCGTAGCTACGAATCGCTTGCgaacaaaatttgtattacctaaaAGGTCGCACAGTACGGCAGATTAA